The following are encoded in a window of Mycolicibacterium tusciae JS617 genomic DNA:
- the murA gene encoding UDP-N-acetylglucosamine 1-carboxyvinyltransferase has protein sequence MSERFVVTGGNRLAGEVAVGGAKNSVLKLMAASLLAEGVSTITNCPDILDVPLMAEVLRGLGATVELYGDVVRITSPDEPKYDADFAAVRQFRASVCVLGPLVGRCKRAKVALPGGDAIGSRPLDMHQAGLRQLGARCNIEHGCVVAEADHLRGAEIQLEFPSVGATENILMAAVVAEGVTTIHNAAREPDVVDLCTMLNQMGAQISGAGTPTMTITGVDRLHPTEHRVIGDRIVAATWGIAAAMTRGDISVTGVDPQHLQLVLHKLHDAGATVTQDDNGFRIVQYERPKAVNVATLPFPGFPTDLQPMAIGLASIADGTSIITENVFEARFRFVEEMIRLGADARTDGHHAVVRGIPQLSSAPVWSSDIRAGAGLVLAGLVADGDTEVHDVFHIDRGYPLFVENLVSLGAEIERIA, from the coding sequence GTGAGCGAGCGTTTCGTGGTGACCGGTGGCAACCGGTTAGCGGGCGAAGTTGCCGTCGGGGGAGCGAAGAACAGCGTTCTGAAGCTGATGGCGGCATCGCTACTGGCTGAGGGCGTCAGCACGATCACGAACTGCCCCGACATCCTGGATGTGCCGCTGATGGCCGAGGTGCTGCGGGGCCTCGGGGCGACCGTCGAGCTATACGGCGATGTCGTGCGGATCACCTCGCCCGACGAACCCAAGTACGACGCGGATTTCGCGGCGGTGCGGCAGTTCCGCGCGTCGGTGTGTGTCCTCGGCCCGCTGGTCGGTCGGTGCAAGCGCGCCAAAGTCGCCTTGCCGGGTGGCGACGCGATCGGGTCGCGGCCTCTGGACATGCATCAGGCCGGACTGCGTCAGCTGGGTGCGCGGTGCAACATCGAGCACGGCTGCGTCGTGGCCGAAGCGGATCACCTGCGAGGCGCCGAGATTCAGCTGGAGTTCCCCTCGGTGGGTGCCACCGAGAACATTCTGATGGCCGCGGTCGTCGCCGAGGGCGTGACTACCATTCACAACGCTGCGCGCGAGCCCGACGTCGTCGACCTGTGCACGATGCTCAACCAGATGGGCGCCCAGATCTCGGGCGCCGGGACGCCGACGATGACGATCACCGGCGTCGACCGCCTGCATCCCACCGAGCACCGGGTGATCGGCGACCGCATCGTCGCCGCAACCTGGGGTATCGCGGCAGCCATGACCCGCGGCGATATCTCGGTCACCGGAGTCGACCCCCAGCACCTGCAATTGGTGCTGCACAAACTGCATGACGCCGGCGCGACCGTCACACAGGACGACAACGGATTCCGGATTGTCCAGTACGAGCGGCCCAAGGCGGTCAACGTCGCGACGCTGCCGTTCCCCGGATTCCCGACGGACTTGCAACCGATGGCCATCGGACTTGCGTCCATCGCGGACGGCACGTCGATCATCACCGAGAACGTTTTCGAGGCGCGATTCCGTTTCGTCGAGGAAATGATCCGGCTCGGTGCGGACGCCCGCACGGACGGACACCACGCCGTGGTGCGGGGGATCCCGCAGTTGTCCAGCGCACCGGTGTGGTCGTCGGACATCCGTGCAGGCGCCGGACTGGTGCTCGCCGGCCTGGTCGCCGACGGCGACACCGAGGTTCACGATGTGTTCCACATCGATCGCGGGTACCCGCTGTTCGTCGAGAACTTGGTCAGCCTCGGAGCGGAGATCGAGCGGATCGCCTAG
- a CDS encoding cob(I)yrinic acid a,c-diamide adenosyltransferase, protein MAVHLTRIYTRTGDDGTTGLSDFSRVSKNDARLAAYADCDETNAAIGVAVALGNPGEQILKVLRQIQNDLFDAGADLSTPVIENPEHPPLRISQSYIDRLEAWCDEFNEPLPALNSFVLPGGSPLSALLHVARAVARRAERSAWVAVETHGETISVLPAKYLNRLSDLLFILSRAANPDGDVLWKPGG, encoded by the coding sequence ATGGCAGTTCATCTGACCCGCATCTATACGCGGACGGGCGATGACGGAACCACTGGACTGAGCGATTTCAGCAGGGTGTCGAAGAACGACGCCCGGCTCGCGGCATATGCCGACTGTGACGAAACCAATGCCGCCATCGGCGTGGCGGTCGCACTGGGAAACCCGGGGGAGCAAATTCTCAAGGTTCTCAGGCAGATTCAGAACGATCTCTTCGATGCAGGCGCAGACCTCTCCACGCCTGTCATCGAGAACCCCGAACACCCTCCCTTGCGGATCTCGCAAAGCTACATCGACCGGTTGGAGGCGTGGTGCGATGAATTCAATGAGCCGCTACCGGCCTTGAATTCCTTTGTACTGCCCGGCGGTTCGCCGCTGTCTGCCCTACTGCATGTCGCCCGCGCGGTGGCTCGGCGCGCCGAGCGGTCAGCCTGGGTGGCGGTGGAAACACACGGCGAAACGATCAGTGTGCTGCCGGCCAAATATCTCAACCGGCTGTCAGATCTGCTGTTCATTCTGTCTCGGGCGGCCAACCCGGATGGCGACGTACTTTGGAAGCCGGGCGGATGA
- a CDS encoding DUF2550 domain-containing protein gives MSVSMFLMVALIGVLLVVVLMMCYRLWKLRQVGGTAAILRDVPAVGGHGWRHGVMRYHGGEAGFYRLSSIRWWPDRTLSRRGLEIVSRRTPRGDEFDIMTDEIVVLELRDTGPERRRGYEVALDRGALTAFLSWVESRPSPRARRRTS, from the coding sequence ATGAGCGTGTCCATGTTCCTCATGGTCGCGCTGATTGGCGTGCTGCTGGTGGTCGTCCTGATGATGTGCTACCGGTTGTGGAAACTTCGGCAGGTTGGCGGTACCGCCGCGATCTTGCGTGACGTTCCCGCGGTCGGCGGTCACGGATGGCGCCACGGTGTAATGCGGTACCACGGTGGGGAAGCCGGCTTCTACCGGTTGTCCAGCATTCGATGGTGGCCGGATCGCACACTGAGCCGTCGCGGGTTGGAGATCGTGTCCCGCCGTACACCGCGAGGCGACGAATTCGACATCATGACAGACGAAATCGTGGTCCTCGAGCTGCGGGATACCGGCCCCGAGCGCCGGCGCGGCTATGAGGTGGCATTGGATCGCGGCGCGCTGACCGCCTTTTTGTCGTGGGTGGAGTCGAGACCATCCCCACGTGCGCGACGCCGGACGTCCTAA
- a CDS encoding F0F1 ATP synthase subunit epsilon, with translation MAEMTVEIVAVERELWSGEASFVFTRTTAGEIGILPHHIPLVAQLVDDAMVRVEREGEDDLRIAVDGGFLSVTEETVRILVENAEFESEINGDSAKQDSESEDERTAAWGRARLRALGQID, from the coding sequence ATGGCCGAAATGACCGTAGAGATCGTCGCCGTCGAGCGCGAACTCTGGTCGGGTGAGGCCAGTTTCGTTTTCACCCGCACCACCGCCGGTGAGATCGGCATTCTGCCGCATCACATTCCGCTGGTGGCCCAGCTCGTCGACGACGCGATGGTGCGCGTCGAACGCGAAGGCGAAGACGATCTGCGGATCGCCGTTGACGGTGGGTTTCTCTCGGTCACCGAGGAGACGGTGCGGATCCTGGTCGAGAACGCGGAGTTCGAGTCAGAGATCAACGGCGACAGCGCAAAGCAAGACTCAGAGTCCGAGGACGAGCGCACCGCAGCATGGGGCAGAGCGCGTCTACGCGCTCTAGGCCAGATCGACTAG
- the atpD gene encoding F0F1 ATP synthase subunit beta — MTATAEKTAGRVVRITGPVVDVEFPRGSVPELFNALNAEITYKDLAKTLTLEVAQHLGDSLVRTISMQPTDGLVRGVEVTDSGKSISVPVGDGVKGHVFNALGACLDEPGYGEDFDHWSIHRKPPPFAELEPRTEMLETGLKVVDLLTPYVRGGKIALFGGAGVGKTVLIQEMINRIARNFGGTSVFAGVGERTREGNDLWVELADADVLKDTALVFGQMDEPPGTRMRVALSALTMAEYFRDEKEQDVLLFIDNIFRFTQAGSEVSTLLGRMPSAVGYQPTLADEMGELQERITSTRGHSITSMQAVYVPADDYTDPAPATTFAHLDATTELSRAVFSKGIFPAVDPLASSSTILDPAVVGDEHYRVAQEVIRILQRYKDLQDIIAILGVDELSEEDKQLVYRARRIERFLSQNMMAAEQFTGQPGSTVPLKETIEAFDKLSKGDFDHLPEQAFFLIGGLDDLAKKAESLGAKIDKGSSGGSSKKDEKKDDKKADDSKGEDD; from the coding sequence ATGACTGCTACCGCAGAAAAGACCGCAGGCCGGGTAGTCCGCATCACGGGCCCGGTTGTCGACGTGGAGTTCCCACGCGGCTCTGTTCCCGAGCTGTTCAACGCGCTGAACGCCGAGATCACCTACAAGGACCTGGCCAAGACGCTGACTCTCGAGGTGGCGCAGCACCTCGGCGACAGCCTGGTGCGGACGATCTCGATGCAGCCCACCGATGGCCTGGTACGCGGCGTCGAGGTCACCGACTCAGGTAAGTCGATCTCGGTGCCGGTCGGCGACGGTGTCAAAGGCCACGTGTTCAACGCGCTGGGCGCTTGCCTGGATGAACCCGGCTACGGCGAGGACTTCGACCACTGGTCGATCCACCGCAAGCCGCCGCCGTTCGCCGAACTCGAACCCCGCACCGAGATGCTCGAGACCGGCCTCAAGGTCGTCGACCTGCTGACGCCGTACGTGCGCGGCGGCAAGATCGCTCTGTTCGGCGGTGCGGGCGTGGGTAAGACGGTTCTGATCCAGGAGATGATCAACCGTATCGCCCGCAACTTCGGCGGCACCTCGGTGTTCGCCGGCGTGGGGGAGCGCACCCGTGAGGGCAACGACCTCTGGGTCGAGCTTGCCGACGCCGACGTTCTCAAGGACACCGCGTTGGTGTTCGGTCAGATGGACGAGCCGCCCGGCACCCGTATGCGCGTCGCGCTGTCCGCCCTGACGATGGCGGAGTACTTCCGCGACGAGAAGGAACAGGACGTGCTCCTGTTCATCGACAACATCTTCCGGTTCACCCAGGCCGGCTCCGAGGTCTCCACGCTGCTAGGGCGTATGCCGTCGGCCGTGGGTTACCAGCCGACGCTGGCCGATGAGATGGGTGAGCTCCAGGAGCGCATCACCTCGACGCGTGGTCACTCGATCACGTCCATGCAGGCTGTGTACGTCCCTGCCGACGATTACACCGACCCCGCGCCGGCGACGACGTTCGCGCACTTGGATGCCACCACTGAGCTGTCCCGCGCGGTGTTCTCCAAGGGTATCTTCCCGGCGGTGGACCCACTGGCGTCGTCCTCGACGATCCTGGACCCGGCTGTGGTCGGTGACGAGCACTACCGGGTTGCGCAGGAGGTCATCCGAATCCTGCAGCGCTACAAGGACCTTCAGGACATCATCGCCATCCTCGGTGTCGACGAACTGTCCGAGGAGGACAAGCAGCTGGTGTACCGCGCCCGCCGCATTGAGCGCTTCCTGAGCCAGAACATGATGGCTGCCGAGCAGTTCACCGGGCAGCCAGGCTCGACGGTGCCACTCAAGGAGACCATCGAGGCCTTCGACAAGCTCTCCAAGGGCGACTTCGATCACCTACCGGAGCAGGCGTTCTTCCTCATCGGCGGCCTGGACGATCTGGCGAAGAAGGCCGAAAGCCTGGGCGCCAAGATCGACAAGGGCAGCAGTGGCGGCTCGTCGAAGAAGGACGAGAAGAAGGACGACAAGAAGGCCGACGATTCCAAGGGCGAGGACGACTAG